The Zeugodacus cucurbitae isolate PBARC_wt_2022May chromosome 4, idZeuCucr1.2, whole genome shotgun sequence genome includes the window TAGCCATAAGAACGCCATGCAACGGCACAGCGCGATTTGCGGCGCTCCCCCTCTAGATCCACAAGTGCAGGGAATGTGGCGTTGCGAAGCTACAAGTGCAGAAGTGGGACGTAGGCGCACGTCGCATAAACATATGGGAATCGAGAACTGAGTCAATAACATATTTACAGTTACCCAGAAGTGCCGCGGCAGCGCTCGAAATCAAAACAAACCGCGCAAAGCCAAAAATGATGAATGTTTGTAAAAAGGAACAGCGCCGTCGGGAGTAAAGGGAACAGCGCTCGAGAGAAATTTATGCGCTCCCAGAAAACTGCAAGCGCGGAAGAAAAGGccgcacacacagacatatatacCAAATAACCGACAATCAAAACAAAACCCCAGCAAAAACAAATGCGATCAGCGGCGAAGAGTAACGAAAATCcgcaaaaaattcgaaaaattccaCAGGTTATTGACACCATGAGTCGCACAACACACGCGAACGTAGTAAAAGCAGGCAGCGTAGCGCGAATGAGTTGAACAGTCCGCAGCGGGTGTTGGTGTGTTAGACCGTGCGGCGGTGCGACGGCTACTTAGAGAAGCGTCAGCGTCTTTTACCAGTTTTGGCGCACTTCGGCGTACAAGTGAAATACAAGAAAAAGACGTCAATGAAATTGGAGAATGCTTATAGACGACGTGGTTACATGTGTAGGTGAGGAGTAAGGGCGGAAAACAGTCAGCGACGCCAACAGCAACAAGTGGTTGGATTTCTTATTTCGGTACGCTTATAAGAATCGTATTTTAGAATTCTTTGTTATGGTTTAGTATACTAATAAGTAGTTGGTTGAGCTTTAAGTGAGGAGAGCAAAGAGCGACTTCATCCCTATTTTGAAGAGTACGGATAGAACCCCTCGGAAGTATTTCTGACTCGAAGTGTTTTAGGATTATGCTCATCTGAGTTAGGCAAGTTCAAATGTACGTTCAATGAGAAGATATTTATAATACTGTTCTTCCAACGGCTCTAATCTTTGACTGACTGCTGTATGAGATTTTGTTCTGACAATATTTccgtgttttcttttatttagggGTTCCGAATCTTCAGTCCTTACAGCGGGTTCAGCCCTGGTGGTCCATATCATAAGACACGGATAACCTGTGATGATATCAAACTTGTATCGCTAACCTCAAGACCTCGGTTCACACAATATAAATTTCTCAGTAAAGaaagtacatatttacagttttttttatgaaacgACTTCGTAGCTAGTCTCATTAGTGGATATAATAGTTCTTGTATTTCAAGGTAAAATACTATATTCTCTCTGGCCACAGCTGAAAAACAGCTAGTCACATTTACATCACTGGTGCTATGCGCACGTGTGCAGCTGCAGCTTTGCAGGCAATCCTGAACCTCACACCACTTCATTTGGTGGTTGGCACTATGGCCAATAAGACCTTACTGGCCCTAACAAGGGCAGGTTAAAGAAACAGCAGGATGTTAAGCGCCCGGCAATTGGATATCATCGGAAGGAAGCTTCCAACGACTCTCCTCCCGAGGGACGATATCATTAAAAGGGTTCATCTTGTGAGACGATTTAAAACGGTTATGTCCAATAAAAGGGAATGGGAGGACTCAACTCTCAAGGAACTCATACGCAGAAGCTCACAACAATGGTACACAGACGGACAAAGACAGCAGTTGGTATAGGCGCCGGGATAACGGGGCCACGACTGAAGCTGTCTTTATCCATGGGCATCTTCCAAGCTGAAGTCTATGCCATTACCAAGTGTGCAGAGGTAATATTAGACAGGGGCTACCATAATGAGCGCATAGCCATTATCAGCGATAGCCAAGCAGCTCTCCAGGCATTATCATCCTTCGAGGTGGACTCGGGGCTGGTCATGGATCGCGTAGATACTTTGAATAGTATTTGCAGCAATAACAGCATAACCCTAACTTGGGTTTCAGGACATAAAGAAATACAGGGAAACGAACTCGCGGACCAACTAGCAAGGAAGACCACGGCCACCAGTCCAATTGGGCCAGAGCCCTTTATCGCGGTTGGTCGGCACGTTCTTATAACCCGCCTGAAAGAGGAGGAGGCAGCAAGCAGGAATCGCATTATATaccggccactgcagactacggTGTCATCTGCACAAAATGGGAATCCACTCGTCGGATCTTTGCCGATTCTGTCTGCCGATTCGGAGGCGGAGACACCA containing:
- the LOC128921787 gene encoding uncharacterized protein LOC128921787 — encoded protein: MGGLNSQGTHTQKLTTMVHRRTKTAVGIGAGITGPRLKLSLSMGIFQAEVYAITKCAEVILDRGYHNERIAIISDSQAALQALSSFEVDSGLVMDRVDTLNSICSNNSITLTWVSGHKEIQGNELADQLARKTTATSPIGPEPFIAVGRHVLITRLKEEEAASRNRIIYRPLQTTVSSAQNGNPLVGSLPILSADSEAETPEHLLLDCPAIAKERGQTIGALYPQRGSIACISPATLLRFLNVTGLEGVL